In Anopheles gambiae chromosome 2, idAnoGambNW_F1_1, whole genome shotgun sequence, a single window of DNA contains:
- the LOC1272860 gene encoding palmitoyl-protein thioesterase 1: MCDCINMQHTRFEVVIFYFIALTTKVQVSSEKLPIVLWHGMGDTCCFPFSLGGVTKFLESEINVYVKSIEIGNSITEDFKSGYLIHPNQQVNMVCEDLSTDAQLKGGFNAIGFSQGSQFLRALVQRCSTLRIHNLITLGGQHQGVFGLPNCPSISSRTCERFRLLLNYAAYTDLMQNFLVQATYWHDPLNESKYRTSSTFLADINNEQFINKTYVKNLQKLNKFVMVQFNNDSIVQPLQTQWFGYYKPGQDKEIQGLKETNIYIEDRLGLKKMDDQNKIVFLECEGNHLQFTKEWFRENLFSYLK, encoded by the exons ATGTGTGACTGCATAAACATGCAACATACTAGATTTGAAGTGGTTATTTTCTACTTCATTGCACTCACAACAAAAGTGCAAGTTTCTAGTGAGAAATTACCTATTGTTTTGTGGCACGGCATGG GTGATACATGTTGCTTTCCGTTCAGTTTGGGCGGTGTGACAAAATTTCTAGAATCTGAAATCAATGTTTACGTAAAATCGATTGAAATCGGAAATTCTATAACTGAAGATTTTAAAAGTGGTTACTTAATTCATCCCAATCAACAG GTCAATATGGTTTGTGAAGATCTAAGCACGGATGCTCAATTGAAGGGTGGATTCAATGCTATTGGATTTTCTCAGGGAAGTCAGTTTTT GCGAGCACTGGTGCAAAGATGTTCAACTCTACGCATACATAATTTGATTACATTGGGTGGTCAACATCAGGGGGTTTTTGGATTACCAAACTGTCCTTCAATAAGCAGTCGAACATGTGAACGGTTTCGGCTGCTTCTAAACTATGCCGCATATACAGATTTGATGCAAAATTTTCTCGTTCAAGCCACGTATTGGCATGATCCGCTGAATGAAAGTAAATACAGAACTTCTAGCACATTTTTAGCGGATATTAATAACGAGCAGTTCATCAACAAAACCTATGtgaaaaatttacaaaaattgaataaatttgtAATGGTTCAATTTAATAATGATAGCATTGTTCAACCATTACAAACCCAATGGTTTGGTTATTACAAACCTGGACAGGATAAAGAAATACAGGGCCTCAAGGAAACCAATATCTATATCGAG GATCGACTTGGTCTAAAAAAGATGGACGATCAAAATAAAATCGTATTTCTCGAGTGTGAGGGCAATCATCTTCAATTTACGAAAGAATGGTTTAGAGAAAATCTCTTTAGTTATTTGAAATAA
- the LOC4576037 gene encoding probable ATP-dependent RNA helicase DDX10, which produces MSNTKYVNFARRNKCNVFKVNNNRISKHDAIGDANEKCFPHKTKSKRSIMHITVTEEEEEIQMLRRRYNDKFSVSKVIETFQDFPLSKKTLAGLAEADFTRPTVIQRESILPAIFGKDILAAAKTGSGKTLAFIIPILERLFVEKWTRMDGLGALIITPTRELAVQIYETMTQVGRHHDFTIGLLIGGQNLKYERNRLHNLNIIIGTPGRLLQHMDQNPLFDTTNLKILVLDEADRCLDMGFSATMDSIIENLPEVRQTVLFSATQTNSVRDLARVKLVNPVQIAPHEHEQIATPAKLQQSYVVVDLANKLTMLWSFLQTHPKQKVIVFFSTCKQVKYFYQVFKKLRPTSLLLPLYGGMNQEKRNKIYGDFCKKKTNVCLLATDVASRGLDFPKVNWVVQIDCPEDVAQYIHRAGRTARLNTSGENLLVLLPHEVDPMLDSLEKNKIPIKQIKIDERQLFSPLLKIQSLLAQSPELKESAKRAFVAYIKSIALMKNKEVFQLHNLNLDEFANSLGLSNTPRVRFVSRTLERKRSKILNTSDSESKIKITGIETKDSSDEEQDLDDFLRIKHIHNSSHCFASDDLQASNVTTESEDVKKIQKKRISKVKLVKKSLHMSKRIVFDEDGAPVNTNGEQSNKFYDLKDARFRLEQQDADDKKRYKALKKAKRMIIKEKERKRQVDDSCVLADDFGSESENSVSLDWLPDPDKVYGKRNHNGKQVDYKHASGSYDFKDTVKRIRVLQNAQALSLNDTEQLAINLLK; this is translated from the coding sequence ATGTCTAATACCAAATATGTTAATTTTGCTAGAAGAAACAAGTGTAATGTGTTCAAAGTTAATAATAATCGCATTTCAAAACATGATGCCATCGGTGAtgcgaatgaaaaatgttttccTCACAAAACGAAATCGAAACGCTCTATAATGCATATTACAGTtacggaagaggaagaggaaatCCAAATGCTGCGTAGACGCTACAATGACAAATTCTCAGTTTCTAAAGTTATTGAAACGTTCCAAGATTTTCCGCTCTCAAAGAAAACCTTAGCTGGATTAGCCGAAGCAGATTTCACTAGACCCACCGTCATTCAACGGGAATCTATATTGCCTGCTATATTCGGTAAAGATATTCTCGCGGCAGCGAAAACGGGTAGTGGAAAGACATTAGCTTTTATCATCCCTATCCTCGAACGATTATTCGTGGAGAAATGGACCCGCATGGATGGTTTAGGAGCTCTCATAATAACACCAACACGTGAACTGGCTGTACAGATTTACGAAACTATGACACAGGTCGGACGGCATCACGATTTTACCATTGGTCTTCTTATTGGAGGTCAAAATCTCAAATACGAGCGAAATCGCCTGCACAATCTGAACATAATAATCGGCACTCCCGGTCGTCTGTTACAACATATGGATCAAAATCCTTTATTTGATACAACAAACTTGAAAATATTGGTACTGGATGAAGCTGACAGATGCTTGGATATGGGATTCTCGGCTACAATGGATTCCATCATCGAAAATCTTCCAGAAGTACGACAAACTGTATTGTTTTCTGCAACACAAACGAATTCTGTTCGTGATTTAGCCAGAGTGAAACTAGTGAACCCTGTTCAAATTGCTCCACACGAGCATGAACAAATCGCCACACCGGCGAAATTACAGCAAAGCTACGTTGTAGTTGATCTTGCTAACAAACTGACCATGCTTTGGTCATTCCTGCAAACCCATCCTAAACAAAAAGTTATAGTATTTTTTTCCACTTGCAAACAGGTGAAATATTTCTACCAGGTATTTAAGAAGCTTCGTCCGACCTCTTTACTGTTACCATTGTATGGGGGAATGAACCAAGAAAAGCGTAACAAAATATATGgtgatttttgcaaaaagaaaacaaatgtatGCTTGTTAGCCACAGATGTAGCATCGCGTGGGCTGGACTTCCCTAAGGTTAACTGGGTGGTTCAAATTGATTGCCCCGAAGACGTTGCCCAGTACATACATAGAGCCGGACGAACTGCAAGGTTGAATACAAGTGGTGAAAATTTACTCGTTTTGCTCCCGCACGAGGTAGATCCAATGTTAGATTCTCtagaaaagaacaaaataccTATTAAGCAGATTAAAATTGATGAACGTCAGTTATTTTCACCACTGCTGAAAATCCAATCACTGCTTGCCCAATCCCCAGAATTAAAAGAGAGTGCAAAACGAGCTTTTGTTGCATACATCAAATCAATAGCCCTGATGAAGAATAAGGAAGTGTTTCAATtgcacaatttaaatttagatGAGTTTGCAAACTCTTTAGGATTGAGTAACACTCCGCGTGTACGTTTTGTTTCTCGTACGTTGGAAAGGAAACGAAGTAAAATCTTAAATACTTCCGATTCTGAAagtaaaatcaaaattactgGCATCGAAACTAAGGATAGCAGCGATGAAGAACAAGATCTGGATGATTTTCTACGAATTAAACACATTCATAATAGTTCACATTGCTTTGCATCGGATGATCTACAGGCTTCCAATGTTACTACTGAATCAGAAGATGtaaaaaagatacaaaaaaaacgaatatctAAGGTCAAGCTAGTAAAGAAGTCCCTACATATGAGTAAACGAATCGTATTTGATGAAGATGGTGCCCCGGTTAATACAAACGGTGAGCAATCGAACAAGTTCTACGATTTGAAAGATGCACGGTTTAGACTAGAACAACAAGATGCGGATGATAAAAAGCGTTATAAAGCattaaagaaagcaaaaagaatGATTATAAAAGAAAAGGAACGTAAAAGGCAAGTTGACGATTCTTGTGTTCTGGCTGATGATTTTGGCAGCGAAAGCGAAAATAGCGTTTCACTTGATTGGCTTCCTGATCCGGATAAAGTGTATGGAAAAAGAAATCATAATGGAAAACAAGTAGATTATAAACACGCTTCAGGAAGCTATGATTTTAAAGATACAGTCAAAAGAATACGTGTACTTCAAAATGCTCAAGCATTGTCCTTAAATGATACAGAACAACTGGCCATTAATTTGCTAAAATAG
- the LOC1272856 gene encoding ubiquitin-conjugating enzyme E2-18 kDa isoform X3: MAATRRLQKELADIRSSGMKSFRDILVDETNLLLWTGLIVPDNVPYNKGAFRIEINFPAEYPFKPPKISFKTKIYHPNIDEKGQVCLPIISAENWKPATKTDQVIQALIELVNDPEPEHPLRADLAEEFLKDRKKFTKNAEEHTRKHSEKRPE, encoded by the exons ATGGCAGCCACACGAAGATTGCAAAAA GAACTGGCAGACATCCGATCGTCAGGCATGAAATCCTTTCGTGACATTCTTGTAGATGAAACAAATTTACTACTTTGGACGGGATTGATTGTACCG GATAACGTCCCCTATAACAAAGGAGCTTTTAGAATAGAGATAAATTTTCCAGCCGAATACCCATTCAAACCACCAAAGATTTCGTTTAAAACCAAAATATACCACCCAAATATTGATGAAAAGGGTCAAGTTTGTCTTCCGATTATAAGTGCCGAAAATTGGAAACcggcaacaaaaacagacCAAG TTATTCAGGCGTTAATAGAGTTGGTCAATGATCCCGAACCTGAACATCCTTTACGTGCAGACCTGGCGGAAGAATTTCTaaaagataggaaaaaatttacaaaaaatgcCGAAGAACATACCAGAAAGCACAGCGAAAAGCGACCGGAATAA
- the LOC1272856 gene encoding ubiquitin-conjugating enzyme E2 L3 isoform X4, translating to MAATRRLQKELADIRSSGMKSFRDILVDETNLLLWTGLIVPAVPEIRYQWEPTKNRLSNFRDNVPYNKGAFRIEINFPAEYPFKPPKISFKTKIYHPNIDEKGQVCLPIISAENWKPATKTDQGYYSGVNRVGQ from the exons ATGGCAGCCACACGAAGATTGCAAAAA GAACTGGCAGACATCCGATCGTCAGGCATGAAATCCTTTCGTGACATTCTTGTAGATGAAACAAATTTACTACTTTGGACGGGATTGATTGTACCG GCtgtccccgagatacgctatCAATGGGAACCGACAAAAAACCGCTTATctaatttccgc GATAACGTCCCCTATAACAAAGGAGCTTTTAGAATAGAGATAAATTTTCCAGCCGAATACCCATTCAAACCACCAAAGATTTCGTTTAAAACCAAAATATACCACCCAAATATTGATGAAAAGGGTCAAGTTTGTCTTCCGATTATAAGTGCCGAAAATTGGAAACcggcaacaaaaacagacCAAGGTTA TTATTCAGGCGTTAATAGAGTTGGTCAATGA
- the LOC1272856 gene encoding ubiquitin-conjugating enzyme E2-18 kDa isoform X1: MAATRRLQKELADIRSSGMKSFRDILVDETNLLLWTGLIVPAVPEIRYQWEPTKNRLSNFRDNVPYNKGAFRIEINFPAEYPFKPPKISFKTKIYHPNIDEKGQVCLPIISAENWKPATKTDQVIQALIELVNDPEPEHPLRADLAEEFLKDRKKFTKNAEEHTRKHSEKRPE; this comes from the exons ATGGCAGCCACACGAAGATTGCAAAAA GAACTGGCAGACATCCGATCGTCAGGCATGAAATCCTTTCGTGACATTCTTGTAGATGAAACAAATTTACTACTTTGGACGGGATTGATTGTACCG GCtgtccccgagatacgctatCAATGGGAACCGACAAAAAACCGCTTATctaatttccgc GATAACGTCCCCTATAACAAAGGAGCTTTTAGAATAGAGATAAATTTTCCAGCCGAATACCCATTCAAACCACCAAAGATTTCGTTTAAAACCAAAATATACCACCCAAATATTGATGAAAAGGGTCAAGTTTGTCTTCCGATTATAAGTGCCGAAAATTGGAAACcggcaacaaaaacagacCAAG TTATTCAGGCGTTAATAGAGTTGGTCAATGATCCCGAACCTGAACATCCTTTACGTGCAGACCTGGCGGAAGAATTTCTaaaagataggaaaaaatttacaaaaaatgcCGAAGAACATACCAGAAAGCACAGCGAAAAGCGACCGGAATAA
- the LOC1272856 gene encoding ubiquitin-conjugating enzyme E2-18 kDa isoform X2, with product MELADIRSSGMKSFRDILVDETNLLLWTGLIVPAVPEIRYQWEPTKNRLSNFRDNVPYNKGAFRIEINFPAEYPFKPPKISFKTKIYHPNIDEKGQVCLPIISAENWKPATKTDQVIQALIELVNDPEPEHPLRADLAEEFLKDRKKFTKNAEEHTRKHSEKRPE from the exons ATG GAACTGGCAGACATCCGATCGTCAGGCATGAAATCCTTTCGTGACATTCTTGTAGATGAAACAAATTTACTACTTTGGACGGGATTGATTGTACCG GCtgtccccgagatacgctatCAATGGGAACCGACAAAAAACCGCTTATctaatttccgc GATAACGTCCCCTATAACAAAGGAGCTTTTAGAATAGAGATAAATTTTCCAGCCGAATACCCATTCAAACCACCAAAGATTTCGTTTAAAACCAAAATATACCACCCAAATATTGATGAAAAGGGTCAAGTTTGTCTTCCGATTATAAGTGCCGAAAATTGGAAACcggcaacaaaaacagacCAAG TTATTCAGGCGTTAATAGAGTTGGTCAATGATCCCGAACCTGAACATCCTTTACGTGCAGACCTGGCGGAAGAATTTCTaaaagataggaaaaaatttacaaaaaatgcCGAAGAACATACCAGAAAGCACAGCGAAAAGCGACCGGAATAA